Genomic segment of Saprospira sp. CCB-QB6:
TAATAGCCGCCCTCCTTTCTTGGAGCCGAATAGCGGTTATAGTTCCAGATTTTCTCTAGGCGATCTTTTAAGGCTTCTCGGCCAGGCAAAGCATCCAAATAATTGCGGCTCAACTTTTCTTGATGGCCCACCCAATCTTCTACTTTGGCATCTGTATCTTTTTCTAGCCAGCGATAAGGATCTGCTACTTTTTGGCCAAAATAATCGTCTACGGTTTGTCCTTTTTCTGTTTTGGGATAAACGAGCTCTACTTTATCGGGTTGGACCAATTGCTCTTGCTCTTGAGTAGTTGCAGTAGCTGCCTTTGTTTCGGCTTCTTCTGTTTTTATAGGTTCAAAGCCTCGTTTGGGAGTAGAAGGCTGGCAAGCCTGTAGGCCCATTAGACCTAGAACAGCTAGCGAAAGGGTTATTTTTTTGGCTTTCATCTTATCGGTTTTGTGTAGGGAAACTGTTTTCTCTCATTTGTCTTTATAAGGTATAAAAATGCTGTTATTTTTTAGGCCTCTAAGCTTTTTTTTATGCGTTCAATAAAAAACTGATGGTATTTGAAGTGGCCATTGCCTAAGTATTTTTTGGTCCAAACCGCAAAAAGCCGCTGCCCTTTAATTGGGCAGCGGCTTTGCTGTATAATGGCCTAGCGATGTGCAAGGGTGGCCGAAGGCCAGACCGAAGCGCTTTAGCGCTGAAGGGCCGAGCGAATAGCGAGCCCTGAAACGTAGCGCCGCAAGGCGAAGCCGCAGCGGAGGCCCCAAAACATCCTTGACCTAGAAATTCTATAGGTGAATGACTTCATCATAGGCGGCAGCGGCAGCTTCCATAATTGCCTCTGACATGGTGGGGTGAGGGTGTACTGTTTTCACCAGTTCCATGCCTGTAGTTTCTAGTTTGCGAACCGCTACTAGTTCGGCCACCATTTCGGTCACATTAGCGCCCACCATGTGGCCACCGAGCAACTCGCCATATTTTTTATCAAAGATCAATTTGACAAAACCGGCATTATCGCCAGCGGCACTAGCTTTTCCAGAAGCTGAGAAGGGGAATTTACCGATGCGAAGCTCGTAGCCAGCAGCTTTAGCTTGCTCCTCCGTCATACCAACAGAAGCCACTTCGGGCCAGCAGTAAGTACAGGCGGGAATATTATCATAATCGATAGCTTGAGGGGCGTGCTCAAACTTACCGTCCTTATAAGCGATTGCTTCCACACAAGTGATTCCCTCTGCGCTAGCAACATGGGCCAAAGCTTGAGTTTCTAGCACATCGCCAATTGCGTAAATGCCAGCAACATTGGTAGCATAAACTTCATTTACTTCGATATGGCCAGCTTTGGTTGTTTTAACGCCTAAATTAGCCAAGCCAATATTCTCGGTATTGGGGGTTACGCCAACAGCAGAAAGAACAACATCTACAGTTACTTTCTCTACTTTTCCCGTTTTATTCTGTTGGATTTCCACCTCACAGCCTCCATTAGCCAAAGGAGTTACCTTTTGTACGGCGGCTTTGGTTTTAATCTTCATTTTGGCCTTTTTATAGACCTTAGTAATTTCCTTAGAGACATCTACATCTTCGCGGGGAAGGATGTTGTCTAGGTATTCTACAACAGTGACTTCCGTGCCCATGCTATTGTAGAAATAGGCGAATTCCATTCCGATAGCGCCAGAACCTACCACCAACATACTCTTGGGTTGCTGGGGTAGCGTCATCGCTTCGCGGTAGCCAATTACGTGCTTGCCATCAATGGCCAAATTGGGCAACTGGCGGGCGCGAGCGCCTGTAGCAACGATAATATGTTTGGCTGAATAAGCTTTCTTTTGGCCTTTATCATCGGTCACTTCAAGCTTTTTGCCAGGCAACAACTTGCCTTCGCCCATAAGAACCGTGATTTTATTCTTCTTCATCAAGAAATTGACGCCGCCGCTCATTTTTTGAGCTACGCCACGGCTGCGCTGCACTACAGCAGAGAAGTCGCTTTTGGCTTCGCTAACCTGAATGCCGTAATCAGCAGCATGCTGAATATAATTGAATACCTGTGCACTTTTGAGCAGTGCTTTAGTGGGAATACATCCCCAATTGAGACAAATACCACCAAGGGCTTCCCGCTCTACAACAGCTACTTTATAACCTAATTGAGAGGCCCGAATGGCCGTTACGTATCCGCCAGGGCCGCTGCCCAAAACAATGATATCAAAATCCATATTGAAGCATAGTTTTAGTTAAACAGAAAGGATGATCTTTCTGGCAACAAAGGTACAGGTTTTAGTTTAAAAACAAAGCCTGTTTTGAAGAACTGCATTATAGCAGAGATCCGCTACCTTTGCCCTCAAAACAAAAGTATATGAACATCAGAACTATTGAGGTCTGTCCCTATCAAGAAGACTGGCCCCAAGCCTTTGCTAAAGAAAAAGCGGCCATTTTGAGTGTTTTACCCCAAAATATGCGGGTCCAAATTCATCATATTGGAAGCACTTCTGTGCCTGGCCTATCGGCCAAACCGATTATTGACCTATTGATGGAGGTTGATAGCTTAGCAAAGCTGGACCAAGCAGCCCACAAGCTAGAACAATTGGGCTATTTGGTCAAAGGAGAATTTGGCATCCCAGGCCGACGCTACTTCCAAAAGGGAGAAATAAACCGCAGCCATCAACTACATGCTTTTGTGCTTGATTCTTATGGAGCAAAGCGACATTTGGCCTTTCGGGACTACCTTCGGCAGTTTGCAGAACATCGCCAAGCCTATGAAGCCATTAAGTTGGAAGGGGCTCGCTTATATCGCCTAGATCCAGCGGGCTATGTGGCCCATAAAAATGATTTTATTCAGCTACATGAGCAAAAAGCCTTGGCTTGGGCTCAGAAAGAAGGAAAATAGCTGTCGTTTTAACAGAAGAAAGCCGCCTACACAACTGTGTAGGCGGCTTTTCCTTATATCCAGCTTTGGCTTATGGCTTTTCTAGGGCCCAAGTCCAAGCTTCTTCTTTTGCTTTTTTGTTGTAGCTAGTGGTTAAGCTAGGAAAGAAAGCAAAACGTAGTTTTTTATTGGCCAAAGGCATATAGCCTCTAAAGATGCGAATCTCTCTTTTGCCAGAAGTTACCGTTAGCTCTTCTAGCTCTCGGATCAAGCCATTTTTGACCAAATAATTCTTCAAGCGAGCCGAGAAACAAAGCACTTGTTCTGCCTGCAAATAAGACATCCAGTCAAAGAAGAAGGCTTGACAACGCATCAGGTCCGCAGAGCTGATACTCGACTCCTTATCGGTATAGAATGGACAATAA
This window contains:
- the lpdA gene encoding dihydrolipoyl dehydrogenase; amino-acid sequence: MDFDIIVLGSGPGGYVTAIRASQLGYKVAVVEREALGGICLNWGCIPTKALLKSAQVFNYIQHAADYGIQVSEAKSDFSAVVQRSRGVAQKMSGGVNFLMKKNKITVLMGEGKLLPGKKLEVTDDKGQKKAYSAKHIIVATGARARQLPNLAIDGKHVIGYREAMTLPQQPKSMLVVGSGAIGMEFAYFYNSMGTEVTVVEYLDNILPREDVDVSKEITKVYKKAKMKIKTKAAVQKVTPLANGGCEVEIQQNKTGKVEKVTVDVVLSAVGVTPNTENIGLANLGVKTTKAGHIEVNEVYATNVAGIYAIGDVLETQALAHVASAEGITCVEAIAYKDGKFEHAPQAIDYDNIPACTYCWPEVASVGMTEEQAKAAGYELRIGKFPFSASGKASAAGDNAGFVKLIFDKKYGELLGGHMVGANVTEMVAELVAVRKLETTGMELVKTVHPHPTMSEAIMEAAAAAYDEVIHL
- a CDS encoding GrpB family protein, coding for MNIRTIEVCPYQEDWPQAFAKEKAAILSVLPQNMRVQIHHIGSTSVPGLSAKPIIDLLMEVDSLAKLDQAAHKLEQLGYLVKGEFGIPGRRYFQKGEINRSHQLHAFVLDSYGAKRHLAFRDYLRQFAEHRQAYEAIKLEGARLYRLDPAGYVAHKNDFIQLHEQKALAWAQKEGK